A stretch of Bradyrhizobium diazoefficiens DNA encodes these proteins:
- a CDS encoding YjgN family protein gives MQWAPTGSEPVPPPLPPTRVDFTGNRSEFRKMVTKGAMLELVTFGFYRFWLVTDIRRHLWSNTAVDGDAAEYTGRGKELLIGFLFALAILVPIYLAYFLVGIEFERWQGFASTPLFISFYAFGQFAIFRARRYRLTRTVWRGVRFWMDGSGWVYSFRAMLWGLLVFLTLGLALPWREASLERYKLRHTHFGDLQGDFEADGWTFFKRGWWLWLLSPIAIVIFPLAPFFYAEFKAREWRWWLDGIRIGGVSLSSSLPHHAFYGLYWKVVGWWLLLSTIFGLYIAGVMALAVKLSGLPVEQVLGPGGHAKSIPMLVMMVVGYFAVALALNIVMRVYLQRDLWAKVLETVAVHDIGAAADVRASGELASALGEGFADGLDVAGF, from the coding sequence ATGCAATGGGCCCCCACCGGCTCCGAACCGGTCCCGCCGCCGCTGCCGCCCACGCGGGTCGACTTCACCGGCAATCGCTCCGAGTTCCGAAAAATGGTCACCAAGGGTGCCATGCTGGAGCTCGTCACCTTCGGCTTCTACCGGTTCTGGCTCGTCACCGACATTCGCCGGCATCTGTGGTCGAACACTGCGGTCGACGGCGACGCCGCCGAATACACCGGCCGGGGCAAGGAGCTCTTGATCGGCTTCCTGTTCGCGCTTGCGATCCTGGTGCCGATCTACCTTGCATACTTCCTGGTCGGCATCGAGTTCGAGCGCTGGCAGGGCTTTGCCTCGACGCCGCTGTTCATCTCTTTCTACGCCTTCGGCCAGTTCGCGATTTTTCGCGCGCGACGTTATCGTTTGACCCGCACGGTCTGGCGTGGTGTGCGCTTCTGGATGGACGGCTCAGGCTGGGTCTATTCGTTCCGCGCGATGTTGTGGGGTCTGCTGGTGTTCCTGACGCTCGGCCTGGCGCTGCCGTGGCGCGAGGCGTCGCTGGAGCGCTACAAGCTGCGACATACGCATTTTGGCGACCTCCAAGGCGATTTCGAAGCCGACGGCTGGACGTTCTTCAAACGCGGCTGGTGGCTGTGGCTGCTCAGCCCGATTGCAATCGTGATCTTCCCGCTCGCACCGTTCTTCTACGCCGAATTCAAAGCGCGCGAATGGCGCTGGTGGCTCGACGGCATCCGCATCGGCGGCGTGAGCCTGTCCTCGAGCTTGCCGCACCACGCGTTCTACGGCTTGTACTGGAAGGTGGTCGGCTGGTGGCTGCTGCTGAGCACGATCTTTGGCCTCTACATTGCCGGGGTGATGGCGCTCGCGGTCAAGCTGAGTGGCCTTCCGGTCGAGCAGGTCCTCGGGCCCGGTGGTCACGCCAAGAGCATTCCCATGCTGGTCATGATGGTGGTCGGCTATTTCGCCGTTGCGCTTGCTCTCAACATCGTCATGCGCGTCTATCTCCAGCGCGATCTCTGGGCCAAGGTGCTGGAAACCGTCGCGGTGCACGATATCGGAGCGGCGGCCGATGTCCGCGCCAGCGGCGAGCTCGCCAGCGCACTCGGCGAAGGCTTTGCCGATGGTCTCGATGTCGCGGGATTCTGA
- a CDS encoding URC4/urg3 family protein — MADALEREARALLTAKAVRTRAGQMLELALSDRLTHFTIDLDRMDGVAEAVLAVTRKAYPALDIPFHARWRHFVFGGVDRWAQLADAASWPDRAARARAEFDLAIVSVLLDAGAGAAWRYRDAVTGQGIGRSEGLAIASLDMFAGGLFSGDARAPFRVDAGVLAKLPLAALTSAFQASDANPLLGLDGRTDLLRRLGRQVAARADVFGTQDSPRPGGLFDHIAAQAVGGAIPAPAILSAVLNQLGPIWPSRLELAGVPLGDCWRHPALRAEDGTAGLVPLHKLSQWLSYSLIEPLQRAGFDVIDIDGLTGLAEYRNGGLFVDHEVLRLRDAADADRAHAVDSMLVVEWRALTVALLDRLAELVRAKLGRTPESLPLASVLEGGTWAAGRAIAFARRPDGAPPLKVISDGTVF; from the coding sequence ATGGCGGACGCTTTGGAACGAGAGGCACGTGCGTTGCTCACCGCAAAGGCGGTTCGCACGCGTGCCGGACAAATGCTCGAGCTGGCCCTGAGCGATCGGCTCACCCATTTCACCATCGATCTCGATCGGATGGACGGCGTCGCGGAAGCCGTGCTGGCTGTCACGCGCAAAGCCTATCCGGCGCTCGACATTCCCTTCCACGCGCGATGGCGGCACTTTGTGTTCGGCGGCGTCGACCGCTGGGCCCAGCTGGCCGACGCGGCATCGTGGCCTGATCGCGCGGCGCGCGCGCGCGCGGAGTTCGACCTCGCCATCGTCAGCGTGCTGCTCGACGCCGGCGCGGGTGCCGCGTGGCGATATCGGGACGCTGTGACCGGACAAGGCATTGGCCGATCCGAGGGGCTCGCGATCGCAAGCCTCGACATGTTTGCCGGCGGCCTGTTTTCGGGTGATGCGCGCGCGCCCTTCAGGGTCGATGCCGGCGTGCTCGCAAAACTGCCGCTCGCCGCACTGACGTCTGCATTTCAAGCGAGCGACGCCAACCCGCTGCTCGGCCTCGACGGGCGCACCGATCTGCTGCGGCGACTGGGCCGGCAGGTGGCGGCGCGCGCCGATGTTTTCGGCACGCAGGACTCGCCGCGGCCGGGCGGCTTGTTCGACCACATCGCGGCACAGGCTGTGGGCGGCGCCATCCCCGCGCCCGCGATCCTGTCCGCGGTGCTCAACCAGCTCGGGCCGATCTGGCCGTCACGGCTCGAGCTCGCAGGCGTCCCGCTCGGTGATTGCTGGCGCCACCCGGCGCTTAGGGCGGAGGACGGGACGGCAGGCCTCGTGCCGCTGCACAAGCTATCGCAATGGCTGAGCTATTCGCTGATCGAGCCGCTCCAGCGCGCCGGATTTGACGTCATTGACATCGACGGCCTGACCGGGCTCGCCGAATACCGCAATGGCGGGTTGTTCGTGGATCACGAGGTGCTGCGCCTGCGCGATGCAGCGGACGCCGATCGCGCGCATGCGGTGGATTCGATGCTCGTGGTGGAATGGCGTGCGCTCACTGTTGCGCTGCTGGACCGTCTGGCCGAACTGGTGCGCGCCAAGCTCGGCCGCACGCCGGAGTCCCTGCCGCTCGCCAGCGTCCTGGAAGGCGGCACCTGGGCCGCAGGCCGGGCCATCGCGTTCGCGCGCCGTCCCGACGGTGCCCCGCCGCTCAAGGTGATCAGCGACGGCACGGTTTTCTGA
- a CDS encoding cytochrome P450 produces the protein MHGTIESAAKLDALRERASTLPLAQFDPGDPELFRTDTFWPYFDRLRREDPVHYCKDSMFGPYWSVTRYNDIMEIETNHSVFSSASALGGITIRDIDPDLRRESFISMDPPRHAAQRKTVAPMFTPTHLDNLALNIRKRSAECLDNLPRGKVFDWVDQVSIELTTQMLAVLFDFPWEDRRKLTRWSDIATTIPGPDGLVATEDERQAELAECAGYFARLWKDRGEQPPKSDLLSMMAHGPATRDMDARNFLGNLVLLIVGGNDTTRNTMSGSLLALSQHPEQYRKLRENPALLDSFVPEVIRWQTPLAHMRRTALADFEFRGKQIKKDDKVVMWYVSGNRDEEAIERPYDFIIDRARPRTHLSFGFGIHRCVGLRLAELQLKIIWEEILKRFDQIDVVGEPKRVYSSFVKGLETLPVKIAA, from the coding sequence ATGCACGGGACCATCGAGAGCGCGGCCAAGCTCGACGCACTGCGCGAGCGGGCATCGACATTGCCGCTTGCGCAATTCGATCCGGGCGATCCCGAATTGTTCAGGACCGATACGTTCTGGCCCTATTTCGATCGCCTGCGCCGCGAAGATCCCGTGCACTATTGCAAGGATTCGATGTTCGGGCCGTACTGGTCGGTGACCCGCTACAACGACATCATGGAGATCGAGACCAATCATTCGGTGTTCTCCTCCGCCTCCGCGCTCGGCGGCATCACCATCCGCGACATCGATCCCGACCTGCGCCGCGAGAGCTTCATCTCGATGGATCCACCACGGCATGCCGCGCAGCGCAAGACCGTGGCGCCGATGTTCACGCCGACGCATCTGGACAATCTCGCGCTCAACATCCGCAAGCGCTCGGCCGAGTGCCTGGACAATCTGCCGCGCGGCAAGGTCTTCGACTGGGTCGACCAGGTCTCGATCGAGCTCACCACGCAGATGCTCGCGGTGCTGTTCGACTTTCCCTGGGAAGACCGTCGCAAGCTGACGCGCTGGTCGGACATCGCCACCACCATTCCCGGTCCCGACGGACTGGTCGCGACCGAGGACGAACGTCAGGCCGAGCTCGCGGAATGCGCGGGTTATTTCGCGCGTCTGTGGAAGGATCGCGGCGAGCAGCCGCCGAAGAGCGATTTGCTCTCGATGATGGCGCATGGCCCCGCAACGCGCGACATGGACGCGAGGAACTTCCTCGGCAATCTCGTCCTCTTGATCGTCGGCGGCAACGACACCACGCGCAACACCATGTCGGGCTCGCTTCTCGCGCTGAGCCAGCATCCGGAGCAATATCGTAAGCTGCGCGAAAATCCTGCGCTGCTCGACAGCTTCGTGCCGGAGGTGATCCGCTGGCAGACGCCGCTGGCGCATATGCGCCGCACTGCGCTCGCCGATTTCGAATTCCGCGGCAAGCAGATCAAGAAAGATGACAAGGTCGTGATGTGGTACGTCTCGGGCAACCGCGACGAGGAGGCGATCGAGAGGCCCTACGATTTCATCATCGACCGCGCCCGCCCGCGCACCCACCTCTCCTTCGGCTTCGGCATCCACCGCTGCGTCGGCTTGCGGCTCGCCGAACTTCAGCTCAAGATTATCTGGGAAGAGATCCTGAAACGGTTCGACCAAATCGACGTGGTCGGCGAACCCAAGCGGGTGTATTCGAGTTTCGTAAAGGGTTTGGAAACGCTGCCGGTGAAGATTGCGGCGTGA
- a CDS encoding DUF2927 domain-containing protein, protein MSALNPPSPALRFALLTLAALTCVPNIAPMTAAGELPAIVSRQRAEKKSFTDAEIVDGFLKTAFGAEYHLAGRVDRIRKFDGPVRVFAETDRADRKAQLAKVVADIGTRVQHLDIAMIDTAEAANVRVKLVRDRDLYRTITSFYGAEKARDIRTSLDPQCLSGFRKNDNFEIEHSDVILTVDVSDFTFLDCAYEELLQALGPINDTASVPWTMFNDNVSMGYFDVYDQYILNLLYDPRIKPGMTVLEVRSVLPEVLTDVRAWVKRVNDLKE, encoded by the coding sequence ATGAGCGCACTCAACCCGCCCTCGCCCGCCCTTCGCTTCGCCCTGCTGACGCTTGCAGCGCTCACATGCGTGCCTAACATCGCACCCATGACCGCCGCCGGCGAACTGCCTGCGATCGTTTCGCGCCAACGCGCCGAGAAGAAGAGCTTCACCGACGCCGAGATCGTCGACGGCTTTCTGAAGACCGCCTTCGGGGCCGAATACCACCTCGCCGGCCGCGTCGACCGCATCCGCAAGTTCGACGGGCCGGTGCGCGTGTTCGCCGAGACCGACCGCGCCGACCGCAAGGCGCAGCTCGCTAAAGTCGTGGCCGACATCGGCACCCGCGTGCAGCATCTCGACATCGCCATGATCGACACCGCCGAAGCCGCGAATGTCCGGGTCAAGCTCGTGCGCGACCGCGACCTCTACCGCACCATCACGAGCTTCTACGGCGCGGAGAAGGCGCGCGATATCCGCACCTCGCTCGACCCGCAATGCCTGTCCGGTTTCCGCAAGAACGACAATTTCGAGATCGAGCATTCCGACGTCATCCTCACCGTCGACGTCAGCGACTTCACCTTCCTCGACTGCGCCTATGAGGAGCTGCTGCAAGCGCTTGGGCCTATCAACGACACCGCGAGCGTGCCGTGGACCATGTTCAACGACAATGTGTCGATGGGCTATTTCGACGTCTATGACCAGTACATCCTCAATCTGCTCTATGATCCTCGCATCAAGCCCGGCATGACCGTGCTGGAGGTGAGGTCGGTGCTGCCCGAAGTCCTCACCGACGTGCGCGCCTGGGTGAAGAGGGTGAACGATCTGAAGGAGTGA
- a CDS encoding L,D-transpeptidase: MIRFFAAPIAAIALLTATAGGAFAEEFDTRDIMGGGPNFFRGGANPVPRTTVMYNGNYAPGTIVVNTAERRLYLVLQNGQALRYGIGVGRDGFRWGGVHKITAKKEWPEWTPPSQMIARRPDLPRHMKGGIENPLGARAMYLGSTLYRIHGSNEPETIGQAVSSGCFRMTNDDVTDLYGRVGVGTTVVVLNN; this comes from the coding sequence ATGATCCGGTTTTTTGCCGCACCAATTGCCGCCATCGCACTGCTGACCGCCACCGCTGGCGGCGCGTTCGCCGAGGAGTTCGACACCCGCGACATCATGGGCGGCGGCCCGAACTTCTTCCGCGGCGGCGCCAACCCGGTCCCCCGCACCACCGTCATGTACAACGGCAATTATGCCCCCGGCACCATTGTGGTGAATACCGCCGAGCGGCGGCTCTATCTGGTGCTGCAGAACGGCCAGGCGCTGCGCTACGGCATCGGCGTCGGCCGCGACGGCTTCCGCTGGGGTGGCGTGCACAAGATCACCGCCAAGAAGGAATGGCCGGAGTGGACGCCGCCGTCGCAGATGATCGCGCGCCGGCCGGACCTGCCGCGCCACATGAAGGGCGGCATCGAAAATCCGCTCGGCGCCCGCGCGATGTATCTGGGATCGACGCTCTACCGCATCCACGGCTCCAACGAGCCGGAGACGATCGGCCAAGCCGTGTCCTCTGGCTGCTTCCGCATGACCAATGACGACGTCACCGACCTCTACGGCCGCGTCGGGGTCGGCACCACCGTCGTGGTGCTCAACAACTGA
- a CDS encoding M48 family metallopeptidase, protein MSELSTEAPAQSAKPTIFFDGVSSRRRQVTLALGEALEILEDGGTPVRWVYADIRRADSPSGILRLASTSAPPLARLEIRDAALAADVTARCMRLDEHQTSRRGVAKIVGWSLAAAISIVCVVLFGVPLAADRLAPLVPKPIERRIGDASEVQIKTIFRGGACSEPAGQAAFSKLVNRLRDAAGLDDDSMTAGVLQTSVPNAFALPGGKVFVLSGLLDKADNPDEIAGILAHELGHLKHHDNMRGLIYNGGTSFLIGLLFGDVTGSSAVIFASRSVVEASYSREAETNADTFAIEIMHRLGRSPKPAAELMFRITGKEGGSSFATLLASHPLTEDRLARMTREDRPASGPPLLTDKEWQALKGICGSGKI, encoded by the coding sequence GTGAGTGAATTGTCCACCGAGGCCCCGGCGCAGTCGGCCAAGCCGACGATCTTCTTCGACGGCGTGTCGAGCCGCCGGCGGCAGGTGACGTTGGCCCTCGGCGAAGCACTCGAGATTCTCGAGGACGGTGGTACGCCAGTTCGCTGGGTCTACGCAGACATTCGCCGCGCCGACAGTCCCTCCGGAATTTTACGTCTGGCCTCGACATCCGCACCGCCGCTGGCGCGGCTCGAAATCCGCGACGCCGCACTCGCCGCAGACGTGACCGCCCGCTGCATGCGTCTCGACGAGCACCAGACCTCGCGCCGCGGTGTCGCAAAAATCGTCGGCTGGTCGTTGGCTGCCGCCATCTCAATCGTCTGCGTCGTGCTGTTCGGTGTGCCGCTTGCCGCGGATCGCCTGGCGCCGCTGGTGCCGAAACCGATCGAGCGGCGGATCGGCGATGCGTCCGAGGTTCAGATTAAGACCATCTTCCGCGGCGGCGCCTGCAGCGAGCCAGCCGGGCAGGCCGCCTTTTCCAAGCTCGTCAACCGCCTGCGCGACGCCGCCGGGCTCGACGACGACTCCATGACGGCCGGCGTGCTGCAGACCTCGGTGCCGAATGCATTTGCGCTGCCCGGGGGCAAGGTCTTCGTGCTGAGCGGTCTGCTCGACAAGGCCGACAATCCGGACGAGATCGCCGGCATCCTCGCCCACGAGCTCGGCCATCTCAAGCATCACGACAACATGCGCGGCCTGATCTACAACGGCGGCACCTCGTTCCTGATCGGCCTGTTGTTCGGCGACGTCACCGGTTCGTCCGCCGTGATCTTCGCCTCGCGCAGCGTGGTCGAAGCCTCCTATTCGCGCGAGGCCGAGACCAACGCCGACACCTTCGCGATCGAGATCATGCACAGGCTCGGCCGCTCGCCGAAACCCGCGGCCGAATTGATGTTCCGCATCACCGGCAAGGAAGGCGGCTCGAGCTTTGCGACGCTGCTGGCGAGCCATCCGCTCACCGAGGACCGTCTCGCCCGCATGACGAGGGAAGACCGTCCCGCCAGCGGGCCGCCGCTGCTGACGGACAAGGAGTGGCAGGCGCTGAAGGGGATTTGCGGCAGCGGGAAGATCTAG
- a CDS encoding threonine synthase, producing MPSASYIDPRNGKLYPLDQPRWCSDERTPLLVTPRAGISRDDIDGRTRSLWRYRAALSVEIKNPITLGEGCTPLVQQAWGDLRPFFKLEWFNPTGSFKDRGSAVMLSFLRQIGVDAILEDSSGNGGSSMAGLGAAGGMRVKILAPASTSPAKIAQVRAYGAEVQLVEGPREESEAEAIRQSSQTFYASHNWQPFFLEGTKSLAYEIWEDLGFRAPDNVIVPVGAGSSLLGCAFGFRELLKAGQIAKLPRLFAAQPLNCSPIDASFRAGVDTPVAREVNKTIAEGTAIKNPLRLREIIGALRESGGGTVALTEDEIVAALRRLARQGLFAEPTSASAAAALEKLSAVGAIKASETTVSVLTGTGLKAATTVADLVQ from the coding sequence ATGCCCAGCGCCAGCTACATCGATCCCCGCAACGGAAAGCTCTATCCGCTCGACCAGCCGCGCTGGTGCTCGGACGAGCGCACGCCGCTGCTGGTGACGCCGCGAGCGGGGATTTCGCGCGACGACATCGACGGCCGCACGCGGTCGCTCTGGCGCTACCGCGCGGCGCTCTCGGTCGAGATCAAGAATCCGATCACGCTTGGCGAAGGCTGCACGCCGCTGGTGCAGCAGGCTTGGGGCGACCTGCGTCCGTTCTTCAAGCTCGAATGGTTCAATCCGACCGGCAGCTTCAAGGACAGGGGCTCGGCCGTGATGCTGTCCTTCCTTCGGCAGATCGGCGTCGACGCCATCCTGGAGGACAGCTCCGGCAATGGCGGTTCGTCCATGGCAGGTCTCGGTGCGGCAGGCGGCATGCGCGTGAAAATCCTCGCGCCTGCCTCCACGTCGCCAGCCAAGATCGCGCAGGTGCGCGCCTACGGCGCCGAGGTGCAGCTGGTCGAGGGCCCGCGCGAGGAGTCGGAGGCCGAGGCCATCCGCCAGTCGAGCCAGACTTTCTATGCCAGCCACAACTGGCAGCCCTTCTTCCTCGAGGGCACGAAATCGCTCGCCTATGAGATCTGGGAAGATCTCGGTTTTCGCGCGCCCGACAATGTCATCGTTCCCGTCGGCGCTGGCAGCAGTCTGCTCGGCTGCGCCTTCGGCTTCCGCGAGTTGTTGAAGGCGGGCCAGATTGCAAAGCTGCCGCGCCTGTTCGCGGCTCAGCCGCTGAATTGCTCGCCGATCGATGCAAGCTTCAGGGCCGGCGTCGATACGCCGGTCGCGCGCGAGGTCAACAAAACCATCGCCGAAGGCACCGCGATCAAGAATCCGCTGCGTCTGCGCGAGATCATCGGCGCCCTGCGTGAAAGCGGCGGCGGCACCGTTGCGCTCACCGAGGACGAGATCGTCGCCGCGCTGCGGCGCCTCGCCCGGCAGGGCCTGTTCGCCGAGCCCACCAGCGCGAGCGCAGCTGCGGCGCTGGAGAAACTGTCTGCTGTTGGAGCCATCAAGGCGAGCGAGACCACGGTGTCCGTCCTCACCGGCACCGGCCTGAAAGCCGCAACCACCGTCGCCGATCTCGTGCAGTAG
- a CDS encoding GTP cyclohydrolase II, whose protein sequence is MSRANRTDHIRLTSHPEPGRKAAFPIHWGAADARARGPIIGTVSRAQDRNVIGSHGGSYAMYRALAVSAGALDPIRRPDLTNTFPAATVGPFEQWRDPAKIVALDPWGHLVAENFGKDIAEGIDIRPSIAVTRARLDLPEIREALAAKRLRADGEVVHANGSVSVVKIAIDPVWYLPGLAERFETNETELRRTLFEQTAGMFPELVTRPDMKVFLPPIGGTTVYMFGDVTKLPDHRTKITCRVHDECNGSDVFGSDICTCRPYLIHGIEESARGAQEGGLGLVIYNRKEGRALGEVTKFLVYNARKRQEDGDAAAAYFERTECVAGVQDARFQQLMPDTIHWLGLKRIDRFLSMSDMKYDALTSQGIDIVERVPIPLELIPADAHVEIAAKKAAGYYTTDIAPEKDVDGVVGRSLEKY, encoded by the coding sequence ATGAGCCGCGCGAACCGTACCGACCACATCCGCCTCACCTCCCATCCGGAGCCGGGCCGGAAAGCCGCCTTCCCGATTCACTGGGGTGCAGCCGACGCGCGCGCCCGCGGACCGATCATCGGCACGGTGTCGCGCGCGCAGGACCGCAACGTCATCGGCAGCCATGGCGGCTCCTATGCGATGTACCGCGCGCTCGCCGTCTCCGCCGGCGCGCTCGACCCGATCCGGCGTCCCGACCTCACCAACACGTTTCCGGCCGCGACCGTCGGGCCGTTCGAGCAATGGCGCGATCCCGCAAAAATCGTCGCGCTCGATCCCTGGGGGCATCTGGTCGCGGAGAATTTCGGCAAGGACATCGCCGAAGGCATCGATATCCGCCCGAGCATCGCGGTGACGCGGGCGCGGCTGGATCTGCCAGAGATCCGTGAGGCGCTGGCCGCGAAGCGATTGCGCGCCGACGGCGAGGTCGTGCACGCCAACGGCAGCGTCTCGGTGGTGAAGATCGCGATCGATCCGGTCTGGTATCTGCCGGGCCTCGCCGAGCGCTTCGAAACCAATGAGACCGAGCTGCGCCGCACGCTGTTCGAGCAGACCGCCGGCATGTTCCCTGAGCTCGTGACCCGACCGGACATGAAGGTTTTTCTGCCGCCGATCGGCGGCACCACCGTGTACATGTTCGGTGACGTGACCAAACTGCCGGACCATCGCACCAAGATCACCTGCCGCGTGCATGACGAGTGCAACGGCTCCGACGTGTTCGGCTCCGACATCTGCACCTGCCGGCCGTATCTGATCCACGGCATCGAGGAATCCGCGCGCGGCGCGCAGGAGGGCGGGCTCGGGCTCGTGATCTACAACCGCAAGGAAGGCCGCGCGCTCGGCGAGGTCACCAAATTCCTGGTCTACAACGCACGCAAGCGCCAGGAGGACGGCGATGCGGCGGCCGCCTATTTCGAACGCACCGAATGCGTCGCCGGCGTCCAGGACGCACGCTTCCAGCAGCTGATGCCGGATACGATCCACTGGCTCGGGCTGAAGCGCATCGACCGTTTCCTGTCGATGAGTGACATGAAATATGATGCGCTGACCTCGCAGGGCATCGACATCGTCGAGCGCGTGCCGATCCCGCTGGAGCTGATCCCCGCCGACGCCCATGTCGAGATCGCCGCCAAGAAAGCCGCCGGCTACTACACCACCGACATTGCGCCGGAAAAGGACGTCGACGGCGTGGTCGGGCGTTCGCTGGAAAAATATTGA
- the upp gene encoding uracil phosphoribosyltransferase encodes MEGVTIVDHPLVQHKLTLVRDKSISTKSFRELIKEIGMLLCYEVTRDLPLTDTVIETPLATMHSAKIAGKKLVFVPMLRAGTTFVDGMMDLVPTARVAHIGLYREPHSFAAVEYFFKSPSDLGERLAIVVTPVVATANTAVAAIDRLKERGAKDIRLACLIAAPEGLERLRGLHTDVRIWTAAVDEGLDENGFILPGLGDAGDRAYGTR; translated from the coding sequence ATGGAAGGCGTCACGATCGTCGATCATCCGCTGGTCCAGCACAAGCTGACGTTGGTGCGCGACAAATCGATCTCGACAAAGTCGTTCCGCGAGCTGATCAAGGAGATCGGCATGCTCTTGTGCTACGAGGTGACGCGCGACCTGCCGCTCACCGACACCGTCATCGAGACGCCGCTGGCGACGATGCACTCGGCCAAGATCGCCGGCAAGAAGCTGGTGTTCGTGCCGATGCTGCGCGCCGGCACCACGTTCGTCGACGGCATGATGGATCTGGTGCCGACCGCGCGCGTCGCCCATATCGGGCTCTACCGCGAGCCGCACAGTTTTGCCGCGGTCGAATATTTCTTCAAATCGCCGTCCGATCTCGGCGAGCGCCTGGCGATCGTGGTGACGCCGGTGGTCGCGACCGCCAATACGGCCGTGGCCGCGATCGACCGGCTGAAGGAGCGCGGCGCCAAGGACATCCGCCTCGCCTGCCTGATCGCCGCGCCGGAAGGACTCGAGCGGCTGCGGGGCCTGCATACGGACGTGCGGATCTGGACGGCCGCGGTCGACGAAGGTCTCGACGAGAACGGCTTTATTTTGCCGGGCCTCGGCGACGCCGGCGATCGCGCTTACGGAACGAGATAG